The DNA sequence ACGCGTACATCTTCGTCGGCACGCTCGCCGCGATGGTCGCCCAGGCCCGCGGGCTCGTCGAGTTCTGGTTCGCCTGGCTGCTGGTGGACTTCGTCGGCGTCCCCCTCGCCTTCTCCAGCGGACTGGCCTTCGGCGGCGTCGTCTACGTCGTCTACCTCGGCCTCGTCCTGTGGGGCCTGCGCGACTGGTGGCTGCGCTCCCGCGCCGCCGCCCGCCGCGCCCCGGCCGCCGGGCCGGCCCTCACCCGGGCCGCCTGACCCGCCGGCCGTCCCGCACCGCCCGCCCACGACCCCCACGGAGTGACCCATGACCGCCCCGCACGAGGCCCCCGCGGCCTCAGGACTCGACCCGGTCGAGCGCGCCATCGCCGACATCGCGGCCGGCCGGCCCGTCGTGGTGGTGGACGACGAGAGCCGGGAGAACGAGGGAGACCTCGTCGTCGCCGCCGAACTCGCCACCGCCGAGACCCTCGCCTTCATGATGAGCGAGTGCCGCGGGCTGATCTGCGTGCCGATGGAGGCGGAGGACGTCGACCGGCTCGACCTCCCGCAGATGGTCGAGAAGAACACCGAGACCATGCGCACCGCCTTCACCGTCAGCGTCGACGCGAGCGCCGCGCACGGCGTCGGCACCGGCATCTCGGCCGCCGACCGGGCCACCACCATCCGGCTGCTGGCCTCCCCCGACAGCCGCTCCGAGGACTTCGTCCGGCCCGGCCACGTCTTCCCGCTGCGCGCCCGGCCCGGCGGCGTCCTCGCCCGCCCCGGCCACACCGAGGCCGGCTGCGACCTGGCCCGGCTGGCCGGACTGCGGCCCGCCGCCGCCATCGTGGAGATCGCCGGCGAGGACGGCCGGATGCTGCGGCTGCCCGAGCTGATCCCGTTCGCGCGGAAGCACGGCCTGGCGATCATCTCCATCGAGGACCTGATCACCTATCTGAAGTCCGCCGAACCCACCGTCAAGCGCGAGGCCAGCACCCGGCTGCCCACCGCCTTCGGCGAGTTCCGGGCATACGGCTACCGCTCGGTCCGCGACGGCGTCGAGCACATCGCCCTCGTCTCCGGCGACCTCGGCGACGGCGAGGACGTCCTGGTCCGGGTCCACTCCGAGTGCCTCACCGGCGACGTCTTCGGCTCCCTGCGCTGCGACTGCGGCCCCCAGCTGGAGGCGTCCCTCGAACGGGTGGCCACCGAGGGCCGCGGCGTCGTCGTCTACCTGCGCGGCCACGAGGGGCGCGGCATCGGACTGCTGTCCAAGCTGCGGGCCTACGAGCTCCAGGAGGCCGGCCACGACACGCTGGACGCCAACCTCGAACTCGGCCTCCCCGCCGACGCCCGGGACTACGCGGCCGGCGCCCAGATGCTCACCGACCTGGGCGTCCGCTCCATCCGGCTGATGACCAACAACCCGGACAAGACCATCGCCCTGGAACAGCACGGCATCAAGATCTCCGGGCGGGAGCCGATGCCCGTGGCGGCGGGCGAGCACAATCTCCGGTACCTGCGCACCAAGCGGGACCGGATGGGGCACGACCTGCCCTGGCTGGACGACCACCAGGTCTCCCCCTGCGACAACCAGTAGCACCGAAGCAGTAGCACCACCCGACGAACTACCGAGGAGTGACGTGAGCGGCAAGGGCGCCCCCCAGCTGAGTGTGAAGAACTGTCGTGACCTGCGGGTGGCCGTGATCGCCGCCCAGTGGCACGAGAAGGTCATGGACGGCCTGGTCGACGGCGCCCTGCGCGCCCTGCACGACCTCGGCATCGACGAGCCGACGCTGCTGCGCGTCCCCGGCAGCTGGGAGCTGCCCGTCGCCGCCAAGGCGCTCGCCGGCCGCGGCTACGACGCGATCGTCGCCCTCGGCGTCGTCATCCGGGGCGGTACGCCCCACTTCGACTACGTGTGCCAGGGCGTCACCCAGGGCCTCACCCAGGTCTCCACCGACACAGGCGTCCCGGTCGGCTTCGGCGTCCTCACCTGTGACACCGATGAACAGGCCCTGGACCGCGCCGGACTGGAGGGCTCGACCGAGGACAAGGGCCACGAGGCGGTCACCGCGGCCGTCGCCACGGCGGTCACCCTCCGCTCGGTGTCGGAGCCCTGGCACTGACACCCGGGGCGGACCCCGTAGGGTAGGGACCACCATGGACAGGAAGACGTTCGAGGAGCTCTTCGCCGAGCTCCAGCAGAAGGCCGCCGGCGACCCCGCCACCTCCCGCACCGCGGAACTGGTGGGCAAGGGCGTCCATGCCATCGGCAAGAAGGTCGTCGAAGAGGCGGCCGAGGTGTGGATGGCCGCCGAGTACGAGGGCGCCGAGGCGACCGCCGAGGAGATCTCCCAGCTCCTCTACCACCTCCAGGTGATGATGGTCGCCCGCGGCATCTCGCTCGACGACGTGTACGCCCACCTCTGATCCTTACCCTCGTTTTTCCCCATCCCCCTGCACTAAGGAACCGCCCTCATGCTGCGCATCGCCGTCCCCAACAAGGGTTCTCTCTCCGAGCCTGCGTCGGAGATGCTCCATGAGGCCGGTTACCGGCAGCGCAAGGACCGCAGGGAACTCGTCCTCGTCGACGCCGCCAACGAGGTCGAGTTCTTCTTCCTCCGCCCCCGCGACATCGCCGTCTACGTGGGCTCCGGCAAGCTCGACATCGGCATCACCGGCCGCGACCTGCTGCTGGACTCCGGCTCCCGGGCCGAGGAGATCATGCAGCTCGGCTTCGCCGGCTCGACGTTCCGCTACGCCACCCGCCCGGGTACGGCCCAGGACGTCTCCGAGTTCGGCGGCATGACCATCGCCACCTCCTTCGCCGGCCTGGTCACCAAGCACCTCGCCGACCACGGCGTCGACGCCGACGTCGTCCACCTGGACGGCGCCGTCGAGACCGCCATCCAGCTCGGTGTCGCCCAGGTCATCGCCGACGTCGTCGAGACCGGCACCACCCTGCGCAACGCCGGGCTGGAGATCATCGGCGAGCCGATCCTGGAGTCCGAGGCCGTCGTCATCCGCCGCGCGGGCGCTCCGGCCGACGACCCCAAGGTCCAGCAGTTCCTCCGCCGGATGCAGGGCGTCCTCGTCGCCCGGCGCTACGTGATGATGGACTACGACATCCGCGTCGAGCACGTCGAGCGCGCCGTCGCGCTCACCCCCGGCCTGGAGTCGCCCACCGTCTCGCCGCTGCACCACGAGGGCTGGGTCGCCGTCCGCTCGATGGTCCCGGCCAAGGACGCGCAGCGCGTCATGGACGAGCTGTACGACCTGGGCGCGCGCGCCATCCTCACCACCGGCATCCACGCCTGCCGCCTCTGACCCCGGCGGCCCCGGCCGATCCCGACCCCGGCCCCCGCGGCGCCGCGCACCGCCCGACGAAGGAACGCACCGACGTGACCAGCCCAGCAGCGCCCGGAAGCGCCCAGACCACCCTCCCGGCCGTCTTCCGCCCGGCCCTCACCCGGGTGGTGCTCCTGGGCATCGGCGGCGCGCTCGTCGTCGTGATGGCCGTGATGTCGTTCCTGCTGGAGTCGTTCACCGCGGGGGACCGGGCCACCTTCATCGGCACCGGGCTGCTGGGCCTGGGCGTCCTCGCCCTGCTCGCCCGGCCCAAGGTGGTCGCCACGCCCGAGGGCGTCACCGTGGTGAACCTCACGACCGTCCGGCGGCTGGCCTGGGCCGAGATCGTCCGCGTCAACCTGCGGCCCGGCGACTCCTGGGTCCACCTCGACCTCGCCGACGGAACGACGCTGCCCGCCATGGGCATTCAGCCCGGCATGGCCAGGGACAAGGCCATCGCCCAGGCCCGCACCCTGAGCGCGCTCGTCGCCGAGTTCGGCACCGGCAGCTCCACGACCTGAGCCCGGCCGGCCGCCCCCGTCGCCGGTTCCTTGATTACTCTGGTGTGCACGGGCACCCACCTGCCCCGTCCCGCCCACCCGGCCGCCTCCCGGCGGCCCGCGGGACACCTGCGAACCGAGGAGTGATCCCCTCCGGGATGGACGGACCGTCCTGTAGTACCTGCGCCGCCCCCCATCGTGAGGCGGCGCCATGAGTATCACCGTCTCGCTGCTGCTCCTGGCGGCGGCCCTGCTCCTGATCCTCGCGAACGGCTTCTTCGTCGCCGCCGAGTTCGGCCTCGTGACCGTCGAGAAGCCCGAGGCCGAGCGGGCCGCGGCGGACGGCGACCAGCGGGCCCGCACCGTCGTCGAGGCCCTGCGCGAACTCTCCTTCCAGCTCTCCGGCACCCAACTGGGCATCACCATCACCTCCTTGGTGGTCGGCATGCTCGCCGAGCCCGCCCTCGGGCGGCTGCTCACCGGGGTCTTCGCCGCGGCCGGGCTGCCGTCCGGCGCCGCGCCCGGCGTGGCGGTGGTGACCGGCATGCTGGTGGCCGCCGCCGTGCAGATGGTCCTCGGCGAGCTGGTGCCGAAGAACTGGGCGGTCTCCCGGCCGCTCCAGGTCGCCCGCTTCGTCGCCCGCCCGCAGAGCGCGTTCTCGCACTTCTTCCGGCCCGTGATCACCCTGCTGAACACGGTCGCCAACCGGATGGTGCGGGCGCTGGGCGTGGAACCGGCCGAGGAGCTGGCCTCCGCCCGCACCCCCGGCGAGCTCGTCTCGCTCGCCCGGCACTCGGCCCTCGCCGGGGCCCTGGAGCAGGACACCGCCGACCTGTTCGTGCGGACCCTCTCCCTGGGCGAGCTGACCGCCCAGCACGTGATGACACCCCGGGTCAAGGTCAGCGCCCTCCAGGCGGGCGCCACCGCCGAGGACGTCCTCAACCTGACGCGGGCCACCGGCCTGTCCCGCTTCCCCGTCTACCGGGAGCGGCTGGACGAGGTCGTCGGCGTGGTCCACCTCAAGGACGCGCTGGCCGTGCCCGCCGAGGAGCGGCTGCGGACGCCGCTCACCCGGATCGCCGTCGCCCCGCTGCTCGTCCCGCAGAGCCTGCCGGTGCAGCCGCTGCTGGAACGGCTGCGCAGCGAGCAGCCCATGGCCGTCGTCGTCGACGAGTACGGCGGGACGGCCGGTGTCGTCACCCTGGAGGACATCGTCGAGGAACTCGTCGGCGAGGTCCGCGACGAGCACGACCACGCCGACGCCGCCCGCCCCGACCTGGCCCCCGTCCCCTGCGAGGACGGACGCCCGGCCTGGGACGCGGAGGGCAGCTGCCGCGTCGACGCCCTGCACCGGATCGGGCTCGACGCGCCGGAGGGGCCGTACGAGACCGTCGCCGGACTCGTCGCCGACCTGCTCGGCCGGATCCCCGTTCCCGGGGACACGGCCGAACTGCCCGACGGCTGGCGGCTGTCGGTGCGGCGGGTCGGGCACCACCGGGCGGAGCGGGTGCGCTTCGTGCGGGCGGCGCTGGTGAGGGGAGACGTGCGATGAGCGTGCTGCAACTCCTCTTCGCCCTGGTTCTGGTGCTGGCCAACGGGTTCTTCGTGGGCGCCGAGTTCGCCCTCGTCTCGGTGCGCCGCAGCCAGATCGAGCCGCGGGCGGCGGAAGGGTCCAAGCAGGCCCGGACCGTCCTGACCGGACTGGAGAACCTGCCGCAGATGATGGCGGCGGCCCAGTTCGGCATCACCGTCTGCTCGCTGACGCTCGGCGCGGTCGCCGAGCCGACGGTGGCCGGGCTGCTGGAGCCGGTCTTCCACGCGGCCGGGCTGCCCGACGGGCTGATCCATCCGCTCGGGTACGTCATCGCGTTGGCCCTGGTGGTCTTCCTGCACCTGGTCATCGGCGAGATGGTGCCGAAGAACCTCGCCATGTCCGCCCCCGACCGGGCGGCCCTCTGGCTGGGCCCCGGCCTGGTCGCCTTCGCCCGGCTCTGCCGGCCGGTCACCCGGCTGCTCGGCGCGTGCGCGCACGGGGTGCTGCGGCTGTTCCGGGTCGAGCCCAAGGATGAGGTGGAGGCCGTTTTCACCAGTGAGCAGCTGACTCATCTGGTGGAGGACTCGCGGCAGGCCGGGCTGCTCGACTCCGTCGAGCAGGAGCGGCTGGAGGACGCGCTGGAGCTGGGGACCCGGCCGGTGACGGATGTGCTGCTGGATCCGGGCGGGCTCGTCACCGTGACGCCGGCGGTCACCCCTCGGGAGATCGAGGGGCTGACCGTGCGGACCGGGTATTCGCGGTTTCCGGTGCGCGCGTCCGGTGGGGCCTTCATGGGGTACATCCATGTGAAGGACGTTCTGGATCTGGAGGAACGGGACCGGCCCGTGCCGCAGCACGTGTGGCGGCGGGTCGAGACGTTGCGGGCCGAGCTGCCGCTCGATGACGCGCTGACGGTGATGCGGCGGGCTGCCGCTCATCTGGCCGCGGTCGCCGATGCTTCGGGGAAGGTGCTTGGGTTGGTGGCGTTGGAGGATGTGCTGGAGATGTTGGTGGGGGAGGTGCGGGATCCTTCGCATCGGGTCGCGGCTGTGACGCCGGTGGTGCCGGATCCGCGAGTGCGGGAGGTTGTCACGGGGTGAGGGTGCCCCGGCCCCGCCCTTTCACCGTTTCCTGGGGGCTGCGCCCCCAGACCCCCTTGTCGCGGCTTCGCCGCTCGTCCTGCGCGGAGCGCGGTTTCGGGGGTGCGGGGGCTTGCCCCCGCAGAAACGGTGAAAGGGCGGGTCCGGGGCCTACCTCTCCGGGCCCCGGCCCGAGAGCACCTCCCCGTACGCCTGCATCAGGTCCGGCAACCGCAGCGTCGCCAGATCGTCGCGCGACAGCGCACCCGCGTAGCCGGACAGCCGGAGGTCCCGGTACGCGCAGCTCTTCTCGTACAGCGTCCGCAGGAAACGTCCGTTTCCCAGTTCGTCGATCCAGCCCTGGCCGACGACGTGAGCGCTGATGGAGCGGAGTTCCTCCAGTGCCTCCTCGTCCCATGCGTCACCGTTCTCGCCGGCGAGGACCTCGCCGATGGAGGTGAGTTCGGCCGGGCGGTAGCTGGGGAAGTCGACGCGGGTGGTGAAGCGGGAGCTCAGGCCGGGGTTGGCGGCGAGGAGGCGGTCCATGCCCTCGGGGTAGCCGGCCAGGATGACGACGAGGCGGTCGCGGTTGTCCTCGGCGCGTTTGAGGAGGACCTGGAGGGCCTCGTCGCCGTAGGCGTCGCCTTTGCTGTAGCCGGAGTTGGAGAGGCTGTACGCCTCGTCGACGAAGAGGACGCCGCCGAGCGCGGAGTCGATCAGCTCGTTGGCCTTGACCGCCGTCTGGCCCAGGAACTCGCCGACGAGGTCGGCCCGCTGGGCCTCGACCAGGTGGTCGCCGCCGAGCAGGCCGAGGGCGTAGAAGACCCGGCCGAGGATCCGGGCCACCGTGGTCTTGCCGGTGCCGGAGGGGCCGGAGAAGACGAAGTGGCGTTTGGGGGGCTGGACGGGCAGGCCCTGGCCGGCTCGGAGGCGGGCCATGTGCAGCTGTGCGGACAACGCTCTGACCTGCCGTTTGACCGGCTCCAGGCCCACCATGCGCTCCAGTTCGGCGAGCGCCTTGGCGAGCAGGACGGGGTCGGAGGGGCCGGGGACGGGAGGGGAGGACGGCTGTGGGGGGACCCGGGCCATCTCCCGTACCCCGCCGACGGGGGCGGGTGCCGGGACCGTGCCGGTGAGGACGTCGCCTGCCCGCGCCTCCGGGTCCCCGGCGGTGTCCGCGGCGTCCGGCGGGTCCTGGCCGGGGCCGCCGAAGGGGAACGGCGGGGAGAGGTCCGTGTGCTCGTCGAGTCCGTCGCCCGCCGAGATGGCGGTCAGCCGGGCGGAGGTGTCCATGAAGGTGGGGTCCACCCGGTGCACGGCACGGTAGAGGGGGAGGGCGGCCGCGCTGCGCCCGGTGCCCTCGTGGGCGCGGGCCAGCCAGTAGCGGAGTTCCTTGCGCTGCGGCTGTTCGCTGCGGCACCGCATCAGCGCCGTGGAGAGCAGCGGCTCCGCCTGGCCGTACATCTCCAGGCGGACCCGGGCCATGCCGCCGAACAGTCCGGCCTCGATGCCCAGCAGCGGGTCGTCGAGTAAGGGTTCGGTGTGGCGGACGAGCTGTTCCCAGTCCTTGACGAGGTAGGCGCGGCAGGCGTGCAGGAAGCGGACCTGCGCGTCGGTGTCGACGGGCGGGCACTCGGCGAGCGCCCGGTCCAGCTCGGGGACGTGCCGGCCGTCCAGCCAGTGGGAGGCGTGGGCGAGCAGCAGGTCGCGGCCGGTCTCCAGGACCGGCTGGACCCACCAGCCCAGCCAGTACCAGGAGTTGAGCGGGCGCCGATGACGGGCGCGCTGCTGGCCGAACCGGTCGCGGTGGCGGTACATGCGCAGCAGTGCGGTGGAGGTCTCGGCCCGCAGGGCGTGCAGGCCCAGCCAGGCGTCCGCCATCCCGGGGTCGACGCGCACCGCCGTCCGGAACTCCTCCTCCGCCTGGGCGTAGGCGCCCATCGTGCAGGCGTCCACACCGCGCAGCCAGGCGAGATCTGCCGGGGCGGGCGGGCCCTGTGTGCCGAAGTCCATCGCATCCCCCACAAACCCTGCCCCCGTGCCGCGCCGCCGGGCGGGTGCCCGGCCGCTTCGTTCGAACCATTGTTCTGTGGGCGGGAGTTGACCAGTGTTGCCGGCGCCCGCCGACGACGGGTGCGCCGCTTGGCATCGTACCTGCGCGGTCGGCGTGGCCCGTAGGGTGCGGGGGCTTCCTTCGTGGGCGCCGGGGGTGGTGTGCGGGGCGTCCGGGAGGTGCCGCGGCGGCCTGTCACCGTGGGTAATGGCCTCTCGTCCGGGCGATGGGGCAAAAGGGGTGTAAGGGTGTCCGCAGGGAGGACGAAGCCCCCGGTCACGGGGGAACAACCGGGGGCTTCGCGTTCTCCGGCGACCGCGTCGGATCGCTCCTTCTGAACGTAAGTCCTGTACGGGCCCGGGGTCAAGCCGAGTTGGGGCGGTCCGTGGACGCGGGGAGCGTGGGTGCGCCGGGTCCCGGGGCGGGTTGGCTACGCAGCGTAGGGAAGGGCGGGGTTCAGTCGGTCCCGTGAGGTCCCGGCAGCACCTCGTACCCCAAGGGGCTCTGCCGCACCAGGAGTTCTGCATAGGGGCGCGTGGGGTCCGCCGCGAAATGCGCGCGCTCCGCCCGCATCCATCCGGCCCAGAATTCCGCTTGCTCCGCTCCGTCGCGGAGTTGACCCCTGTCCCAGGAGTCACTGCGGTCTAGGTCCATCCACAGCAGGCAGGCGAGGTGGGGGCGCAGGGCGCGGCGCCCCGCGCCCACCCCCTCCAGCAGGACCACCGGCGCGGCGGGCAGGGCGCGTTCGGGGCCGGCGAAGCGGCGGGCCGTCCAGTCGTAGGCCCGGTAGTGTGCGGTCGCGCCCCGGGCGAGCGGGGCGAGGATCCCGGTGCGGAGCCGGTCCGTCCATGCGAACAGCTCGTCGTGTGTCGCCAGGTCGTCCAGGTGCAGCACCGGTGTGCCGCCGCCCAGTGCCTCGGCGAGCCGGGCCGTGAACGTCGTCTTCCCCGAGCCCGCGTGCCCGTCGACGGCGACCAGCCGGACCGGGCCGAGGGACGGGGGGCGGGCGCGGATGCGGCGGGCGAGGACGGTGAGGGGGGAGACAGGGGAAGTGGGGTCGTGCACGGGGTCACCTTAGGCGGCGGGCCCGTACGCGCCTGACGCGCGGTGCGCCTTCCGCGCGGTGCGCCTGACGCGCCGTACGTCGCGTCACTGGCTCCCGGCCGTCCCGCCCGGGATAGTGGGCCGTCCGGACCGCGCGGCCCGACCGGACCGCGTGGGCGGCCCCTACACGGTCACTGACAGCCGAAACTGACAGCCGAACCGGGAGACCACGCCATGTCCAGCAGACCGACTCCCTCCCCCTGGCCCCCCTCGTCCCGCCCGCCCCGCCGTTCCCTCCTGACCGCCGCCCTCGCCGTCACGGCGGCCGCGTCGCTCTCCCGGGCGGGCACCGCCCTGGCCGCCGTCCCCGAGGGCGGGGCCCGACGGTCGTCCGGGACGGTCGACCACCACTCCTGGACCACCCTCGGCGACTGGCGCGCCGGTGCCCGCGCGGGCACGGCGGTCCGCGACGGCCGGCGGCCGGGCGTGGTCCTCGACCGGCCGGCGGGCACCCGGGAGTACACCGACCCGCACACCGGGACCACCGCCCGCTGGGAGTACGCCACCTGGACCTCCCCGGTGCACACCCTGTCCGCCCCGGCGACCGAGATCATCGTGTCCTGGAACGCCCACACCCCGCCCGGCACCTGGATCCAGACCGAGGTGCGCGCCACGTATGCCGACCGCACCCACACGCCCTGGTACGTGATGGGCCGCTGGACGTCCGGTGACGCGGCCGGCGACATCCGGCGCACCTCCGTCGACGGGCAGAAGGACGGCCGGAGCGCCGTCTCCACCGACACCCTCGCGGTCGTGCCGGCGAGCGGCGCGCGGTTCGTCTCGTACGCCCTGCGGCTGACTCTCTTCCGGCGGCCGGGCGGCGGGCTCACCCCCACGGTGTGGCGGGTGGGGGCGATGGGGTCCGAGATTCCCGACCGGTTCACGGTGCCCGCCTCGAAGCCGGGGGAGGGGGCCGGGCACCGGCTGTCCGTCCCCCGCTACTCGCAGGAGATCCACAAGGGGCAGTACCCGCAGTACGACAACGGCGGCGAGGCGTGGTGCAGTCCGACCTCCTCGCAGATGGCCGTGGAGCACTGGGGGCGCCGGCCGTCCGCCGCCGACCTCGCCTGGGTGGACCCGTCCTACGCCGATCCCCAGGTCTGCCACGCCGCCCGGTTCACCTACGACTACCAGTACCAGGGGTGCGGCAACTGGCCGTTCAACGCGGCCTACGCGGCGACCTACCGGGACCTGCAGAGCACGGTCACCCGGCTGCGTTCGCTGAACGACGCCGAGCGGCTGGTCCGGGCCGGCGTCCCGGTCATCACCTCGCAGTCCTTCCTCGCCGCCGAGCTGGACGGGGCCGGGTACGGCACGGCGGGGCACCTGATGTGCGTCACCGGCTTCACCAAGAGCGGCGACGTGGTCGTCCACGATCCGGCGGCCCCCTCGGACGCGGCCGTCCAACGGGTGTACAAGAGGCGTCAGTTCGAGAACGTCTGGCTGCGGACCAAGCGGCATGACGCGCAGGGCCGGGTCAAGGGCGGTTCGGGTGGGGTGTGTTACCTCTACTTCCCGCTGGAGCTCTCGGCCGCTCAGCGGCGTGCTCTGCGGCAAGTGGGAGTGGAGTGAGTGAAGTTCACCCAGTGAATATCCGGCAGCACGGCCCGTTCGCACGGCTGTGTGTATAAGCTGAGGCCGCACCGAGGCCCAGGACCGATCGTCTCCGGTCGCGGTGGTTCCGTCGGGCGTGCGCCCACCGGTGTGTCCGGGGCGGGTCTCCGCCCGTCCCGCCGCCCGACGGCCGTCGATCCGGTTCCGGTGTGCACCTTTCCCGCTCGCGTGGCCCTGTCATGGCGGCTTGTCATGACAATGCCAAGGATCCGCGGGCGCTGCGACACCGCACGTGAACCGTTCGGCAGACGACCGCGAGGCAGGGAGGGGCGCACCCGATGCAGCGCCGACGATTCGGCCGCTCCGCGCGGCGGGCGGGGCCGGCCGACCCCGTGGAGGCGGAGCTCGACGCCCATCCCGCGCGCGACGACCGCCCGCTGCGCGCCGCCGTGGACGACGCCGCCATGGGCCGCTGGGAGGGGCCCCGCGACCTGCTCGCGGCCACCGGCCACGACTGGGACCGGCGGATCTTCCGGCTCCAGGTCCTCGCCCGGGCCGGGGTGAACCTCCGCTTCGCCGAGACCTGGAGCCGGGCCGAACCCGGTTCCCCGGACGCCCTGGCCGTGCTGGCCCACGTCCAGGCCCTGCGGTCGCTTGTCGCCGGCCGGGACGCGGGCCGGGAGCTGATGGAACAGGCGTGGGAGACCTGCCTGGCCACCGCCGAGGCGGCCCCGGCGGACCCCTCGCCGTGGGTGGTCCTGCTGGCCCTGGTGCGCGTCCACGCCCCGGACCGCGAGCTGCTGGGGCAGATCTGGAACGAGGCGACCGCCCGGGACCCGTACAACCGGGAGGCGCACCACGAGGTGCTCACCTTCCTGTTCGACCGGAACCACGGCTCCGGCGGCGAGATGTTCCACTGGGCGCTCGAACGGGCCCAGACCGCGCCCGCGGGGCTCCCGCTGGCCGTCCTCCCGCTGGTCGCCCTCGCCGAGTCCTACCGGCAGCGCAGGGCGGAGAGCGGCGGCGCGTACGGGCTGACGGTGCACCCCTGGAACGACTGTCCGCACATCGACCGGGTGCTCGACGGCTGGTGGCGGCACCGGTCGCCCCGGCCGCACGCCCAGTTCGCGGACGACGCCAACTACCTCGCGCACGCCCTCGGCTTCGCCGGCCGGCACGCCGAGGCGCACGAGGTGTTCACCGCGATCGGCCCGTACGCCTGCGACGCGCCCTGGTCGTACTGCGGCGAACCGCGTGAGCTGTTCCTGCGGTACCGCGGCTGGGCGGCCCGTGCCGCCGCCGGCCGGCCGCCCCGGCCCCCGCGGCCGGGCTGAGTCCCCAGGTCCACAAGAGCACCACCGCACCACGGTTT is a window from the Streptomyces mobaraensis genome containing:
- a CDS encoding C39 family peptidase, whose amino-acid sequence is MSSRPTPSPWPPSSRPPRRSLLTAALAVTAAASLSRAGTALAAVPEGGARRSSGTVDHHSWTTLGDWRAGARAGTAVRDGRRPGVVLDRPAGTREYTDPHTGTTARWEYATWTSPVHTLSAPATEIIVSWNAHTPPGTWIQTEVRATYADRTHTPWYVMGRWTSGDAAGDIRRTSVDGQKDGRSAVSTDTLAVVPASGARFVSYALRLTLFRRPGGGLTPTVWRVGAMGSEIPDRFTVPASKPGEGAGHRLSVPRYSQEIHKGQYPQYDNGGEAWCSPTSSQMAVEHWGRRPSAADLAWVDPSYADPQVCHAARFTYDYQYQGCGNWPFNAAYAATYRDLQSTVTRLRSLNDAERLVRAGVPVITSQSFLAAELDGAGYGTAGHLMCVTGFTKSGDVVVHDPAAPSDAAVQRVYKRRQFENVWLRTKRHDAQGRVKGGSGGVCYLYFPLELSAAQRRALRQVGVE